The Stegostoma tigrinum isolate sSteTig4 chromosome 38, sSteTig4.hap1, whole genome shotgun sequence genome contains a region encoding:
- the LOC125447190 gene encoding putative oncomodulin-2 produces the protein MPVFISWLPAFVSGDHERFMMKITDFLAAGDVAAALAECNDPGSFQLKKFCKTSGLVKKSVKEIEQIFAILDNDNSGFIEKHELKLFLQYFAPQARTFSDSEADSFISAADADGDGKINFSEFQNVVKM, from the exons ATGCCAGTGTTTATCTCTTGGCTACCTGCCTTCGTCTCAGGAGATCACGAGAG ATTTATGATGAAGATTACAGACTTCCTCGCTGCTGGGGATGTGGCAGCTGCTCTGGCTGAATGTAATG ATCCCGGCTCCTTCCAGCTCAAGAAATTCTGCAAAACCTCTGGCTTGGTGAAGAAATCGGTGAAAGAAATCGAGCAAATCTTTGCAATTCTTGATAACGACAACAGTGGCTTCATTGAGAAACATGAACTCAA GTTGTTCCTTCAGTATTTTGCTCCCCAGGCTCGAACATTCAGTGACTCTGAGGCAGACAGTTTTATATCGGCTGCAGACGCAGACGGAGACGGCAAGATCAACTTCTCTG